One Edaphobacter flagellatus genomic region harbors:
- a CDS encoding RDD family protein, producing the protein MSAERKLQQATTTPDSSDQLPLEPFALKQQVAERLAAHRSRKVRPVGTAVEQPAPATPARERASRIAAAVAERYAHSKSYRSFLAEEAERAIQQAEAAAEVAALNAQAVAQAQYELLETLDQYAAEPQPAPMLVPAPPAPKAETPELHAAPEPKFDASSLTVRLGNDIRLPDSEAALRALRTAHEELDAETIDPEEALSLDEEIAFRQAPIFEVLEPTVEIPANLIEFPRQLVAARKARPRLAEGPLREEDDAQHDTTQLRIFEVEPEQLSPAPAVDAVAPEWTSILLDAQPRGEAVAHTETDEYAGYARQARVTSAAQQQEAQRHYAASFQVAPMNLRIMAAAVDGCAIVAAFLVFIAALVLTASQFAPNGLHINLQTAALSSVGALVVLGFAYQYLFFTFSDATPGMRYARIGLCTFSDENPTRAAMRRRAFALVLSAAPLGLGLIWTLFDSDGLGWHDHISRMYQRSY; encoded by the coding sequence ATGAGCGCAGAGCGAAAATTACAGCAGGCGACGACCACACCCGATTCTTCAGACCAGTTGCCTCTGGAGCCTTTTGCTCTGAAGCAGCAGGTGGCCGAGCGTCTTGCGGCGCACCGCAGCCGCAAAGTGCGGCCGGTCGGCACTGCTGTCGAGCAACCTGCCCCGGCTACCCCGGCACGTGAGCGGGCGTCGCGCATCGCTGCTGCCGTCGCCGAACGCTATGCGCACTCCAAGAGCTACCGCTCTTTTCTGGCCGAAGAGGCCGAGCGGGCAATCCAACAGGCCGAGGCCGCAGCCGAGGTAGCTGCCCTGAACGCACAGGCCGTCGCGCAGGCCCAATACGAGCTGCTGGAGACGCTCGACCAGTACGCCGCGGAGCCGCAACCGGCCCCCATGCTCGTTCCGGCTCCGCCTGCGCCAAAGGCCGAGACGCCTGAGCTGCATGCTGCTCCTGAGCCGAAGTTTGATGCATCCTCACTCACCGTACGTCTAGGCAACGATATTCGCCTGCCCGACAGCGAGGCCGCTCTCCGTGCCCTGAGAACAGCGCACGAGGAACTCGATGCTGAGACGATCGACCCTGAAGAAGCGCTTTCGCTGGATGAGGAAATCGCCTTCCGCCAGGCGCCGATCTTTGAAGTTCTCGAGCCTACGGTCGAAATTCCGGCGAACCTGATCGAGTTTCCGCGCCAGCTTGTTGCGGCGCGCAAAGCCCGTCCAAGGCTGGCTGAGGGACCGCTGCGCGAGGAGGATGACGCACAGCACGATACGACGCAGCTTCGCATCTTCGAAGTGGAGCCCGAGCAGCTCTCTCCGGCTCCTGCGGTCGACGCCGTTGCGCCGGAATGGACATCGATCCTTCTGGACGCGCAACCTCGCGGAGAGGCTGTCGCCCATACAGAGACAGACGAGTATGCGGGCTACGCACGGCAGGCCCGTGTTACATCGGCTGCGCAGCAGCAAGAAGCGCAGCGGCATTATGCTGCGTCCTTTCAGGTCGCTCCTATGAATCTGCGCATTATGGCGGCGGCTGTCGACGGATGCGCGATTGTGGCGGCATTCCTTGTCTTTATTGCCGCGCTCGTGTTGACGGCATCACAGTTCGCCCCGAATGGGCTGCACATAAACCTGCAGACGGCAGCGTTGAGCTCCGTTGGTGCCCTGGTTGTACTTGGCTTTGCCTATCAGTACCTGTTCTTTACCTTCTCTGATGCCACTCCGGGCATGCGCTATGCGCGGATCGGGCTGTGCACGTTCTCGGATGAGAACCCGACACGCGCCGCGATGCGCCGCCGCGCCTTTGCTCTTGTGCTTTCAGCAGCACCGCTGGGCCTGGGCCTGATCTGGACGCTATTTGACAGCGACGGACTGGGCTGGCACGACCATATCTCTCGGATGTATCAGCGTAGCTACTAA